Proteins co-encoded in one Pleurodeles waltl isolate 20211129_DDA chromosome 2_2, aPleWal1.hap1.20221129, whole genome shotgun sequence genomic window:
- the LOC138278367 gene encoding uncharacterized protein, translating into MEPPPKPRAEETPPMTKAKETPPKAKAKETPTKTKAKETQEALPKTTSKEALPKTKAKKAPHKTEATEPHPEPVAKELPPSPEGKEPPPEAEGKEPLSPPEGKKPPPEAEGKEPPPSPEGKDLPTEPVGKEPLQ; encoded by the coding sequence atggagccacctccaaaacctagggccgaGGAGACCCCTcccatgacaaaggccaaggagaccccgcccaaggcaaaggccaaggagacccctaccaagacaaaggccaaggagacccagGAGGCCCTTCCCAAAACTACGAGCAAGGAGGCCCTGCCTAAAACTAAGGCCAAGAAGGCTCCTCACAAAACTGAGGCCACGGAGCCCCATcctgaaccagtggccaaggagctccctccatcaccagagggcaaggagccccctccagaagcagagggcaaggagcccctttcACCCCCagagggcaagaagccccctccagaagcagagggcaaggagccccctccatcaccagagggcaaggacctccctacagaaccagtgggcaaggagccccttcaaTAA